A DNA window from Phaeobacter sp. A36a-5a contains the following coding sequences:
- a CDS encoding DNA-packaging protein has protein sequence MFLDRLSDHDLCAMPYVFDLWALPHQLPPAGDWRSWVILGGRGAGKTRAGAEWVRTLAEGATPLSAGRARRIALLGETYDQVRDVMVQGDSGILACTPRDRRPTWKATERRLIWPNGATAQAFSAHDPEALRGPQFDAAWADELAKWKRGQDSWDMLQFALRLGQEPRVCVTTTPRNTGVLRDLLASPSTVQTHAATEANRANLAASFIAEVRSRYAGSRLGRQELDGILLQDVDGALWTNAGLVAAQIAKAPALDRVVVAVDPAVSAGKHSDACGILVVGATLTGPPQDWCAYVLADCTVQGVGPLTWAQAAIDARDRYSADRVVAEVNQGGALVESLLRQIDPLVPFTALHASRGKGARAEPVAALYEQGRVRHLPGLGALEDQLCQMTPRGYLGQGSPDRLDALVWAVQELILTPATRHRLPRARML, from the coding sequence ATGTTTCTGGACCGGCTCAGCGACCATGACCTCTGTGCGATGCCCTATGTCTTTGATCTCTGGGCGCTGCCGCACCAGCTGCCGCCGGCGGGGGACTGGCGCAGCTGGGTCATCCTCGGCGGACGCGGGGCAGGTAAGACCCGCGCCGGCGCCGAATGGGTGCGTACGCTGGCCGAAGGGGCAACACCGCTGTCCGCTGGTCGCGCCCGCCGCATCGCCCTCCTCGGGGAAACCTACGATCAGGTGCGCGACGTCATGGTCCAGGGCGACAGCGGCATCCTCGCCTGCACACCCCGCGACCGCCGCCCGACGTGGAAAGCCACCGAACGGCGGCTGATCTGGCCCAATGGCGCCACCGCCCAGGCGTTTTCGGCCCATGACCCTGAGGCGCTGCGTGGCCCGCAGTTCGATGCCGCCTGGGCTGATGAGCTGGCCAAATGGAAACGCGGGCAGGACAGCTGGGACATGCTGCAATTTGCGCTCCGGCTGGGGCAGGAGCCGCGCGTCTGCGTCACCACCACACCGCGCAATACCGGCGTGCTGCGAGACCTTCTGGCCAGCCCCTCCACCGTGCAGACCCATGCCGCGACCGAGGCCAACCGTGCCAATCTCGCCGCCTCCTTCATCGCGGAGGTGCGCAGCCGCTATGCCGGGTCACGGCTAGGCCGACAAGAGCTGGACGGCATCCTGTTGCAGGATGTCGATGGCGCGCTCTGGACCAATGCCGGGCTGGTTGCGGCGCAGATCGCAAAGGCCCCGGCACTGGACCGGGTGGTGGTGGCGGTGGACCCGGCGGTGAGCGCCGGCAAACACTCCGACGCCTGCGGCATCCTCGTGGTGGGTGCCACGCTCACAGGCCCGCCGCAGGACTGGTGCGCCTATGTGCTCGCGGATTGCACGGTGCAGGGCGTCGGACCGCTGACCTGGGCGCAGGCCGCCATTGATGCGCGCGACCGCTACAGCGCCGACCGGGTGGTGGCGGAGGTCAATCAGGGCGGTGCCCTGGTCGAAAGCCTGCTGCGCCAGATTGATCCGCTGGTGCCCTTTACCGCGCTGCACGCCAGCCGGGGCAAGGGGGCACGGGCCGAACCGGTCGCCGCCCTTTACGAACAGGGCCGGGTGCGCCACCTGCCGGGGCTTGGCGCGCTGGAGGATCAGCTCTGCCAGATGACCCCGCGTGGCTATCTGGGGCAGGGCTCACCGGACCGGCTGGATGCCCTGGTCTGGGCGGTGCAGGAGCTGATCCTGACCCCGGCGACCCGCCACAGGCTGCCCCGCGCGCGCATGTTATAG
- a CDS encoding recombinase, with translation MSTYTPENRLAKTADLLFSLHNSIERLRQEAEQMLERLACDADDAGSAPRIAKLESLIRDSQKVEKTLVEQSEQHQAAAGLDIDAARSEIEERLARLRASFDAEDVSGPAQRP, from the coding sequence ATGAGCACCTATACCCCGGAAAATCGGCTGGCAAAGACCGCCGATCTTCTTTTCTCCCTCCATAATTCCATCGAACGGCTCCGGCAGGAGGCCGAGCAGATGCTCGAACGGCTTGCCTGCGATGCAGACGACGCCGGCAGCGCGCCGCGTATCGCCAAATTGGAAAGCCTGATCCGTGACAGCCAGAAAGTGGAGAAAACCCTTGTCGAACAAAGTGAACAGCATCAGGCCGCAGCCGGGCTCGACATCGACGCCGCCCGCAGTGAAATCGAAGAGCGGCTGGCTCGCCTGCGCGCCAGTTTCGACGCAGAAGATGTTTCTGGACCGGCTCAGCGACCATGA
- the mltG gene encoding endolytic transglycosylase MltG, translating into MWRNLASNMLTVLVVMLFLLGGVILWGQSQYTSEGPLDSAICLRVPSGSTMSRVSRDLESQGAINSGPLFRVGVRYAEKTDALKAGSYLVPAGASMAEIVDQITRGGASSCGTEIVYRVGVTRVLAEVRELDPATNRFVERAEFVPGVDEVPAVYEEKKADADTRYRIALAEGVTSWQVVESLKAMDILDGDPGTRPAEGMLAPDSYEVSPGDDRAEILAEMQERQELRINAAWEGRSDRAAVTSPEEMLILASIIEKETGVAEERGQVASVFTNRLNRGMRLQTDPTVIYGVTRGEGVLGRGLRQSELRRATPWNTYVIEGLPPTPIANPGMASLEAAVNPDQGDYLFFVADGTGGHAFAVTLEEHNRNVAKWREIEAQGNSN; encoded by the coding sequence ATGTGGCGCAACCTCGCCTCAAACATGCTGACGGTCCTGGTGGTGATGCTGTTCCTTCTGGGCGGCGTCATCCTCTGGGGGCAGTCGCAATATACCTCCGAAGGTCCGCTGGACAGCGCGATCTGCCTGCGGGTGCCGTCCGGCAGCACGATGTCTCGGGTCAGCCGTGATCTGGAGAGCCAGGGCGCGATCAACTCCGGCCCGCTGTTCCGGGTTGGTGTGCGCTACGCCGAGAAAACCGATGCGCTGAAGGCCGGCAGCTATCTGGTGCCCGCAGGGGCCTCGATGGCCGAGATCGTCGATCAGATCACCCGCGGCGGCGCCAGCAGCTGTGGCACCGAAATCGTCTACCGCGTGGGCGTGACCCGCGTGCTGGCCGAGGTGCGCGAGCTGGACCCGGCCACCAACCGCTTTGTCGAGCGTGCGGAATTTGTGCCCGGCGTCGATGAGGTGCCCGCTGTCTACGAAGAGAAGAAAGCCGATGCCGACACCCGTTACCGCATCGCGCTGGCCGAAGGCGTGACCAGCTGGCAGGTGGTCGAATCGCTGAAAGCCATGGATATCCTCGACGGCGATCCGGGCACGCGCCCGGCGGAGGGGATGCTGGCACCCGACAGCTATGAGGTCTCCCCCGGTGATGACCGCGCCGAGATCCTGGCCGAGATGCAGGAGCGCCAGGAGCTGCGCATCAACGCCGCCTGGGAGGGCCGCTCGGACCGCGCAGCGGTTACCAGCCCCGAAGAGATGCTGATCCTCGCGTCGATCATCGAAAAAGAGACCGGCGTGGCAGAGGAGCGTGGTCAGGTCGCCTCGGTCTTCACCAACCGGCTGAACCGCGGGATGCGGCTGCAAACGGACCCGACGGTGATCTATGGTGTTACTCGGGGCGAGGGTGTCCTCGGTCGTGGCCTGCGCCAGAGCGAGCTGCGCCGGGCAACCCCGTGGAACACCTATGTGATCGAAGGGCTGCCGCCGACGCCAATCGCCAACCCCGGCATGGCCAGCCTTGAGGCGGCGGTGAACCCGGATCAGGGCGACTACCTGTTCTTCGTCGCTGATGGCACCGGTGGCCACGCCTTTGCCGTCACGCTTGAGGAGCACAATCGCAATGTCGCCAAATGGCGCGAGATTGAAGCGCAGGGCAACAGCAACTAG
- the fabF gene encoding beta-ketoacyl-ACP synthase II, translating to MRRVVVTGLGLVTPLASGVEETWSRLLDGQSGAGPITHFDAVESGVATTYACEVPRGDGSDGTFNPDDWVVKKDQKKIDDFILYGIAAADMAVRDAGWTPEDEQSRLRTGVMIGSGIGGLSSIADTAVMIKEKGPRRVSPFFIPGALINLISGQVSIRFGFKGPNHSVVTACSTGAHAIGDAARLIKSGDADVMIAGGAEAAICEIGIAGFNACKALSTKRADDPKAASRPYDADRDGFVMGEGAGIVVLEDYDHAKARGAKIYAEVLGYGLSGDAYHITAPSEDGEGGERSMRAALANAGLEPKDIDYINAHGTSTMADTIELGAVERMMGDAAGKVTMSSTKSATGHLLGAAGAIEAIFSILAIRDQVAPPTINLDNPAVETAVDLAPNQKREREIKVALSNSFGFGGTNASVLFGKPE from the coding sequence ATGCGTCGAGTAGTAGTTACCGGACTGGGCCTGGTCACACCGCTGGCAAGCGGCGTCGAAGAGACCTGGTCGCGGTTGCTGGACGGTCAGTCCGGGGCGGGTCCGATCACGCATTTTGATGCGGTAGAAAGCGGCGTCGCCACCACCTACGCCTGCGAAGTTCCGCGTGGCGACGGCAGCGATGGGACCTTCAACCCCGATGATTGGGTTGTCAAAAAAGACCAGAAGAAGATTGATGATTTCATCCTCTATGGCATTGCCGCGGCTGATATGGCCGTGCGTGACGCCGGCTGGACACCCGAGGACGAGCAGAGCCGCCTGCGCACCGGCGTGATGATCGGCTCCGGCATCGGTGGCCTCAGCTCGATCGCCGACACCGCCGTGATGATCAAGGAAAAAGGCCCCCGCCGGGTGTCGCCCTTCTTTATCCCCGGCGCGCTGATCAACCTGATCTCCGGTCAGGTCTCGATCCGTTTTGGCTTCAAGGGGCCGAACCACTCTGTTGTGACCGCCTGTTCGACCGGTGCCCATGCCATCGGCGATGCGGCCCGTCTGATCAAATCCGGCGACGCCGACGTGATGATCGCAGGCGGCGCCGAGGCGGCGATCTGCGAAATCGGCATTGCTGGCTTCAACGCCTGCAAGGCGCTGTCCACCAAACGCGCCGATGACCCAAAGGCCGCCTCGCGCCCCTATGACGCCGACCGCGACGGTTTCGTGATGGGTGAGGGCGCCGGCATCGTGGTGCTGGAAGATTACGACCACGCCAAGGCCCGTGGCGCCAAGATCTATGCCGAGGTGCTGGGGTATGGTCTCTCCGGCGATGCCTACCACATCACCGCTCCCTCCGAGGACGGCGAAGGCGGCGAACGCTCGATGCGCGCGGCGCTGGCCAATGCGGGGCTTGAGCCGAAGGACATCGACTATATCAACGCCCATGGCACCTCGACCATGGCCGATACCATCGAACTGGGCGCGGTTGAGCGGATGATGGGGGATGCGGCGGGCAAGGTCACCATGTCCTCGACCAAATCCGCCACCGGCCACCTCCTGGGTGCGGCTGGCGCGATTGAGGCGATCTTCTCGATCCTGGCGATCCGCGATCAGGTGGCACCGCCCACCATCAACCTGGACAACCCGGCCGTTGAAACCGCTGTCGATCTGGCCCCGAACCAGAAACGCGAGCGCGAGATCAAGGTGGCGCTGTCCAATTCCTTTGGCTTTGGCGGCACCAATGCGTCGGTCCTGTTCGGAAAGCCTGAGTGA
- a CDS encoding PilZ domain-containing protein: MAHRRPSRMWGLGVFALLLLVSLLLGAEPLAARECRVFNKLMTLTLAGEDFLDYLRTGSNSPAVQEMERLLAKTSKTELHLAMQREKMDDLLKATHNLIAQHRSLLRVLALKDRRHAERASVKLFASETLAAYRRELARMPCSRAGSSGQDGGGLGALPALGQISSTTAAAGSLGLVALGALCFVLFERRMTTLRRRRKRHTCNLDCTLVHNNDNGVAATLLDISQEGAKVKSEARLGAGDIIVLDLPGDAPQINLHGRVQWCNANYFGLQFKERLTRDMVKALAGFRRAPRKSKREFGRDGTPAELEPHGAVSG; this comes from the coding sequence ATGGCACACCGCCGCCCTTCGCGCATGTGGGGGCTGGGCGTATTTGCGCTGCTGTTGCTGGTCAGCCTGCTGCTTGGCGCTGAACCGCTGGCCGCCCGCGAATGCCGTGTCTTCAACAAACTGATGACGCTGACGCTCGCCGGTGAAGATTTTCTCGACTACCTGCGCACCGGCAGCAATTCGCCCGCCGTGCAGGAGATGGAACGGTTGCTGGCAAAGACATCAAAGACCGAGCTGCATCTCGCGATGCAGAGAGAAAAGATGGACGATCTGCTGAAGGCGACCCATAACCTGATTGCCCAGCACCGCAGCCTGCTGCGGGTCCTGGCGCTGAAGGACCGGCGCCATGCGGAACGGGCCTCTGTCAAACTCTTTGCCAGTGAAACCCTGGCGGCCTATCGCCGGGAGCTGGCGCGTATGCCCTGCTCTCGTGCAGGCAGTAGCGGGCAGGATGGCGGCGGCCTTGGCGCCTTGCCCGCGCTGGGACAGATTTCCAGCACCACCGCGGCGGCCGGTTCACTGGGTCTGGTGGCGCTTGGAGCGCTGTGTTTTGTGCTGTTTGAACGGCGCATGACCACGCTGAGGCGGCGCCGCAAGCGCCATACCTGCAACCTGGACTGCACCCTTGTGCACAACAATGATAACGGGGTTGCGGCGACCCTGCTGGACATCAGTCAGGAGGGGGCGAAGGTCAAATCCGAAGCGCGCCTCGGCGCCGGGGATATCATCGTGCTGGACCTGCCCGGCGATGCGCCGCAGATAAATCTTCACGGTCGGGTGCAATGGTGCAATGCCAACTATTTTGGCCTGCAGTTCAAGGAGCGTCTCACACGCGATATGGTGAAGGCTCTGGCGGGTTTTCGCAGGGCGCCCAGAAAATCCAAACGGGAGTTCGGGCGCGACGGGACGCCTGCCGAGCTTGAACCACATGGCGCGGTGTCTGGCTGA